A DNA window from Streptomyces bacillaris contains the following coding sequences:
- a CDS encoding CIS tube protein, whose product MSPALRASRARAQLTIMEPPSTVGAKPGGRLAQLTLQFNPNKLSLSKSTEWRRTPSRMAGQSALPEFVGSGPRSLSLEVFLDATATHDNSVEKAVEQLMIACVPTPTSLARKTPASPWVRFDWGTSRTTSFDGVLSNLSVSYTLFDVDGKPLRATCSLSIEEASVDPAGQNPTSGSKEARRTHRVVAGDSLPLLAWREYGDATAWRTIAEANDIDNPMQLTPGSELLVPGLEDHLAEGRR is encoded by the coding sequence ATGTCACCCGCTCTGCGTGCGAGCCGTGCGCGCGCCCAACTGACCATCATGGAACCGCCGTCGACAGTCGGCGCCAAGCCGGGCGGCAGACTCGCCCAGCTCACGCTCCAGTTCAACCCGAACAAGCTGTCACTGAGCAAGAGCACCGAGTGGCGGCGCACCCCGTCCCGGATGGCCGGGCAGTCCGCGCTGCCCGAGTTCGTGGGGAGCGGGCCGCGTTCACTCTCGCTGGAGGTCTTCCTCGACGCGACGGCGACCCATGACAACTCCGTGGAGAAGGCGGTGGAGCAGCTGATGATCGCCTGCGTGCCCACGCCGACCAGTCTCGCGCGCAAGACGCCCGCGAGCCCCTGGGTGCGGTTCGACTGGGGGACGTCACGGACGACCTCGTTCGACGGTGTGCTCTCCAACCTCTCCGTCTCCTACACCCTGTTCGACGTGGACGGGAAGCCGCTCCGCGCCACCTGTTCTCTCTCCATCGAGGAGGCGAGCGTCGACCCGGCGGGCCAGAACCCCACCTCGGGGTCGAAGGAGGCGCGGCGGACGCACCGGGTCGTGGCCGGGGACAGTCTGCCGCTGCTCGCCTGGCGGGAGTACGGCGACGCCACCGCCTGGCGGACGATCGCGGAGGCCAACGACATCGACAATCCCATGCAGTTGACCCCGGGCAGCGAACTCCTCGTGCCGGGTCTGGAAGACCATCTCGCGGAGGGCCGCCGATGA
- a CDS encoding VgrG-related protein gives MTASSPGRSFAADPIVEIPAELPLGWAAQLVSCVVDENIGLPDTAVLTYRDPDHDLLSESGITLGTPLKISVVTVQDRARERLFTGEVTAIELDHDTTGTFTVIRAFSRAHRLQRGRKVVAYRNMKTADIVRKVAAGAGLTCGKVEAAPITYKQLTQPNVSDWEFLQHLAAESGAQVRVDDQGVLQFTRPKPASSAPSPDTRAAKHPMVLEYGDNLLALRAVVTGSDGAGDVEVRGWNVDTKTRLVAREQSVRSRTVTPGMSPSVAAGAFGASARMTVADTPYRTQAETTAVAGAVSAQVSSGFGEIEAVAFGNPQLRAGEPVALGNVGPAFSGRYTATAAHHVLEPDGGYRTTVIVSASPDRSLAGLTGGGAPSRGPRIPGLAIGVVTDIREGKGQRGWVRLKFPWLDDTYVTDWVRTVQWGGNGGGGVFSPEVNDEVLVGFEQGLLDSPYVLGGLYNGIDRPSEHDVPLVDKTSGKVNRRSLVSRSGNRLELLDTPRGPSGVRLASGNKRLEVLLDERKNEIALTVFAPGSKRPQSSVTLSSSGITLDAGTGNVEVKGRSVTINGKTGVTVDGGLLAVLKAKLIRIN, from the coding sequence ATGACCGCGTCCTCCCCGGGGCGTTCCTTCGCCGCCGACCCCATCGTGGAGATCCCCGCCGAGCTTCCGCTGGGCTGGGCCGCCCAGTTGGTGAGCTGTGTGGTCGACGAGAACATCGGCCTGCCGGACACCGCCGTGCTGACCTACCGGGACCCGGACCACGATCTGCTGAGCGAGAGCGGGATCACCCTCGGCACCCCGCTCAAGATCTCCGTCGTCACCGTCCAGGACCGGGCCCGTGAGCGGCTGTTCACCGGCGAGGTGACGGCGATCGAGCTGGACCACGACACCACCGGCACGTTCACCGTGATCCGGGCGTTCTCCCGGGCGCACCGGCTCCAGCGCGGCCGGAAGGTGGTGGCGTACCGGAACATGAAGACGGCGGACATCGTGCGGAAGGTCGCCGCGGGCGCCGGGCTGACCTGCGGCAAGGTCGAGGCGGCGCCGATCACGTACAAGCAGCTGACCCAGCCGAACGTCTCCGACTGGGAGTTCCTCCAGCATCTGGCGGCCGAGAGCGGGGCGCAGGTGCGGGTGGACGATCAGGGCGTGCTCCAGTTCACCAGGCCCAAGCCGGCGTCCTCGGCGCCCTCGCCCGACACCCGGGCCGCCAAGCACCCGATGGTGCTGGAGTACGGGGACAACCTGCTCGCGCTGCGTGCGGTGGTGACCGGGTCGGACGGGGCCGGGGACGTGGAGGTGCGCGGCTGGAACGTCGACACCAAGACCCGGCTGGTGGCGCGGGAGCAGTCCGTGCGCAGCAGGACCGTGACGCCCGGGATGAGCCCGTCGGTGGCGGCCGGGGCGTTCGGCGCGAGCGCCCGGATGACCGTCGCCGACACCCCGTACCGCACCCAGGCGGAGACCACGGCCGTGGCCGGGGCGGTGTCGGCGCAGGTCAGCTCGGGGTTCGGGGAGATCGAGGCGGTGGCCTTCGGCAACCCCCAGCTGCGGGCGGGCGAGCCGGTGGCCCTCGGCAACGTGGGCCCCGCCTTCTCCGGCCGCTACACCGCCACCGCCGCCCACCACGTCCTGGAGCCGGACGGCGGCTACCGCACCACCGTGATCGTCAGCGCCTCCCCCGACCGTTCGCTGGCCGGGCTGACCGGCGGCGGTGCCCCCTCGCGCGGCCCGCGCATCCCCGGGCTCGCGATCGGCGTGGTCACCGACATCCGCGAGGGCAAGGGCCAACGGGGCTGGGTGCGGCTGAAGTTCCCCTGGCTCGACGACACGTACGTCACCGACTGGGTCCGTACGGTGCAGTGGGGCGGCAACGGGGGCGGCGGGGTCTTCAGCCCCGAGGTCAACGACGAGGTGCTGGTCGGCTTCGAACAGGGGCTGCTGGACAGCCCGTACGTCCTGGGCGGCCTGTACAACGGCATCGACCGGCCGTCCGAGCATGACGTCCCGCTCGTCGACAAGACCAGCGGCAAGGTCAACCGCCGTTCCCTGGTGTCCCGTTCGGGCAACCGGCTGGAGCTGCTGGACACCCCGCGCGGCCCGTCGGGGGTCCGGCTGGCGAGCGGGAACAAGCGGCTCGAGGTCCTGCTGGACGAGCGGAAGAACGAGATCGCCCTGACCGTCTTCGCCCCCGGCTCCAAGCGGCCGCAGAGTTCCGTGACGCTCTCCTCGTCGGGCATCACGCTCGACGCCGGTACGGGGAACGTCGAGGTCAAGGGGCGGTCGGTGACCATCAACGGCAAGACGGGGGTCACCGTGGACGGCGGCCTGCTCGCCGTGCTGAAGGCCAAGCTGATCCGCATCAACTGA
- a CDS encoding PAAR domain-containing protein: MPPAARTGDSTAHGGLIGTPPPGAVAVATVLIGGRPAAVTGSLHVCVVPPHAALGPGNVIMPNPAAAVSGPVLIGGLPAARMGDRTTCGAPVISGALNVLIGGAI; the protein is encoded by the coding sequence ATGCCCCCCGCAGCCCGTACGGGCGACAGCACCGCCCACGGTGGCCTGATCGGCACCCCGCCCCCGGGCGCGGTGGCCGTCGCCACCGTGCTGATCGGCGGCCGGCCCGCGGCCGTCACCGGGAGCCTGCACGTGTGCGTGGTCCCCCCGCACGCGGCCCTCGGGCCGGGCAACGTGATCATGCCCAACCCGGCGGCGGCCGTCTCCGGCCCGGTGCTGATCGGCGGGCTGCCCGCCGCCCGGATGGGCGACAGGACCACCTGCGGCGCGCCCGTCATCAGCGGCGCGCTCAACGTCCTGATCGGGGGCGCGATATGA
- a CDS encoding GPW/gp25 family protein — MSGDGFIGRGWGFPLRTGPTGGIALVERDREIEEAIGLILGTAPGERPMRPEFGCGIHDYVFAPGDGATAGRIAQEVRTSLERWEPRIEVTDVVIAFDAIEEGTLYIDVRYTVRATNDLRNLVFPFYTIPSEEGSSEAGVR, encoded by the coding sequence ATGAGCGGCGACGGATTCATCGGGCGCGGCTGGGGCTTCCCCCTGCGCACCGGCCCGACCGGCGGGATCGCCCTGGTGGAGCGGGACCGGGAGATCGAGGAGGCCATCGGGCTGATCCTCGGTACGGCACCGGGCGAGCGGCCGATGCGGCCGGAGTTCGGCTGCGGCATCCATGACTACGTCTTCGCGCCCGGCGACGGCGCGACCGCCGGGCGGATCGCCCAGGAGGTCCGCACCTCGCTGGAGCGGTGGGAGCCGCGGATCGAGGTGACGGACGTGGTGATCGCGTTCGACGCGATCGAGGAGGGCACGCTCTACATCGACGTGCGCTACACCGTGCGGGCCACCAACGACCTGCGGAACCTGGTGTTCCCCTTCTACACGATCCCCTCGGAAGAAGGCTCGTCGGAAGCGGGTGTGCGCTGA
- a CDS encoding putative baseplate assembly protein, whose product MALPSPNLDDRRFQQLVDEAKRYVQQRSPEWTDHNVSDPGVTLIETFAYMVDQLLYRLNRVPDKNYAAFLDLLGVTLFPPTVARAEVDFWLSAPQPETVHLVAGTEVATARGEAEEPVVFTTSDDLPIVPSELVRLVTAPKTGDQTDRTGPLGAGKDIPCFSPRPEPGDALLFGLPTAVPRCIVAVGLDSRVEGVGVDPRQPPLVWEAWDGARWVECATGDDTTGGLNRPGEVIVFVPAGHTASVVAGTRAGWLRCRVTPPEPGQPFYSESPTIREAEVFTVGGTAAVEHAETVLDVPLGVSEGVAGQRFSVSRVPLLMDGDPPVVQVSTAEGWQIWTPVEHFGASAPGDRHVRIDAVSGEFAFPPEVREPDGTMRAYGAVPAKGAQLRVPRYRTGGGSAGNVARGAISVLRSSVPYIARVDNREAATGGVDGETVENAKVRAPNILRVQERAVTARDYEVIAHEAAPSLCRVRCLPAVAGEGGAVRVLVVPDAVPDEGGQLRFEQLIPSDQVLAAVARRLDERRLVGTRLVVEPPAYQGVTVVARLVAAPGEVDRVRAEALEALFRLIDPLRGGADGTGWPFGRPVQYGEVFAVLQQVRGAGLVEEVRLFPADPITGRRGGAVDRIDVAAGALVFSHQHQVIVTPSGPGEGV is encoded by the coding sequence ATGGCCCTGCCCTCCCCCAACCTGGACGACCGGCGCTTCCAGCAGCTCGTCGACGAGGCCAAGCGGTACGTCCAGCAGCGCTCGCCGGAGTGGACCGACCACAATGTGTCGGACCCCGGGGTCACGCTGATCGAGACGTTCGCGTACATGGTCGACCAGTTGCTGTACCGGTTGAACCGGGTGCCGGACAAGAACTACGCGGCCTTCCTGGACCTGTTGGGCGTGACCCTGTTCCCGCCGACCGTCGCCCGTGCCGAGGTGGACTTCTGGCTCTCCGCGCCGCAGCCGGAGACCGTGCACCTGGTCGCCGGGACCGAGGTGGCGACCGCGCGCGGGGAGGCGGAGGAGCCGGTGGTGTTCACCACCTCCGACGACCTGCCGATCGTGCCGAGCGAGCTGGTCCGGCTGGTGACCGCGCCGAAGACCGGTGACCAGACCGACCGGACCGGGCCGCTCGGGGCGGGCAAGGACATCCCGTGCTTCTCGCCGCGCCCGGAGCCGGGTGACGCGCTGCTCTTCGGGCTGCCCACCGCCGTACCGCGCTGCATCGTCGCCGTAGGCCTGGACAGCCGGGTGGAGGGCGTGGGCGTCGACCCGCGGCAGCCTCCGCTGGTCTGGGAGGCGTGGGACGGGGCCCGGTGGGTGGAGTGCGCGACCGGGGACGACACCACCGGCGGGCTCAACCGGCCGGGCGAGGTCATCGTGTTCGTCCCGGCCGGGCACACCGCGTCGGTCGTCGCCGGGACCCGGGCGGGGTGGCTGCGCTGCCGGGTGACACCGCCCGAGCCGGGCCAGCCGTTCTACTCCGAGTCGCCGACGATCCGCGAGGCCGAGGTGTTCACGGTCGGCGGTACGGCCGCCGTCGAGCACGCGGAGACCGTGCTCGACGTGCCCCTCGGGGTCTCGGAGGGGGTGGCCGGACAGCGGTTCTCGGTGAGCCGGGTGCCGCTGCTGATGGACGGCGACCCGCCGGTGGTCCAGGTGTCGACCGCCGAGGGCTGGCAGATCTGGACGCCCGTCGAGCACTTCGGGGCCTCCGCGCCCGGTGACCGGCACGTACGGATCGACGCGGTCTCCGGGGAGTTCGCGTTCCCGCCGGAGGTACGGGAGCCGGACGGCACGATGCGTGCGTACGGGGCCGTCCCGGCGAAGGGCGCCCAGCTCCGCGTCCCCCGCTACCGCACGGGCGGCGGGTCGGCCGGGAACGTGGCCCGGGGCGCGATCTCCGTGCTGCGCAGCTCGGTCCCGTACATCGCGCGGGTCGACAACCGGGAGGCGGCGACCGGGGGCGTGGACGGGGAGACCGTCGAGAACGCCAAGGTGCGCGCCCCCAACATCCTGCGGGTGCAGGAGCGGGCGGTCACGGCCCGGGACTACGAGGTCATCGCCCATGAGGCCGCGCCCTCGCTGTGCCGGGTGCGGTGTCTGCCGGCGGTGGCGGGCGAGGGCGGTGCGGTACGGGTGCTGGTGGTGCCGGACGCGGTCCCGGACGAGGGCGGCCAGCTGCGGTTCGAGCAGCTGATCCCGTCGGACCAGGTGCTCGCGGCGGTGGCCCGGCGGCTGGACGAACGCCGTCTGGTGGGGACCCGGCTGGTCGTGGAGCCGCCCGCCTACCAGGGCGTCACGGTGGTGGCCCGGCTGGTCGCGGCCCCGGGCGAGGTGGACCGGGTGCGCGCGGAGGCGCTGGAGGCCCTGTTCCGGCTGATCGACCCGCTGCGGGGCGGTGCGGACGGTACGGGGTGGCCGTTCGGGCGGCCGGTGCAGTACGGGGAGGTGTTCGCCGTGCTCCAGCAGGTGCGGGGGGCCGGTCTGGTGGAGGAGGTCCGGCTCTTCCCGGCCGACCCGATCACCGGGCGGCGCGGCGGCGCGGTGGACCGGATCGACGTGGCCGCGGGCGCGCTGGTCTTCTCCCACCAGCACCAGGTGATCGTCACGCCGAGCGGGCCGGGTGAGGGCGTATGA
- a CDS encoding phage tail protein, with product MSGRAAVPGLPSRYPIGELLPALYADDDLAQRFTAGLDTVLAPVLSTLDNLPAYFDPALAPADFLPWLATWVGAGIDPAWPPELQRAVVARAVELHRWRGTRRGLVDHLRLCFGVHADVRDGGGVAWSVEPGTELPPAPTGELLVRVWPVAPGATVDAARVLEVVTASCPVHLTCRVEILPGPPEAAPGTATETTGG from the coding sequence ATGAGCGGCCGGGCCGCCGTACCCGGGCTGCCGAGCCGCTACCCGATCGGTGAGCTGCTGCCCGCCCTGTACGCCGACGACGACCTGGCCCAGCGGTTCACGGCCGGGCTCGACACGGTCCTGGCCCCGGTGCTCTCCACCCTGGACAATCTGCCCGCCTACTTCGACCCGGCCCTCGCCCCGGCCGACTTCCTGCCCTGGCTGGCGACCTGGGTGGGCGCGGGCATCGACCCGGCCTGGCCGCCGGAGCTGCAACGGGCCGTGGTGGCCCGGGCGGTGGAGCTGCACCGGTGGCGCGGTACCCGGCGCGGCCTGGTCGACCATCTCCGGCTCTGCTTCGGCGTGCACGCCGACGTACGGGACGGCGGGGGCGTGGCGTGGTCGGTCGAGCCCGGTACGGAGCTGCCCCCGGCCCCGACCGGTGAACTGCTCGTACGTGTCTGGCCCGTGGCCCCCGGCGCCACGGTGGACGCGGCCCGCGTCCTGGAGGTGGTGACGGCCTCCTGCCCGGTCCACCTCACCTGCCGGGTGGAGATCCTGCCGGGCCCGCCGGAGGCGGCGCCCGGGACGGCCACAGAGACGACGGGAGGCTGA
- a CDS encoding zinc ribbon domain-containing protein — METDEAVEGEPCPACGTPNAPGRRFCRRCAAPLRAKAETAPLPWWRTVWPFRRRVRVRSGRALRRILLVLAVVGLLFVGFLFLPAGRVIFEDVRDKLGGTAEISPSGVTASAEAPGHPAGAAVDGLTNKYWGAPALGASLTASFGTPFRLVGVVLHTGASTEPEEFRREPRPVRADLIVTTVDGTVHEKELTLNDKPGEQTVRTGISDVVTVRLVLREAAGESKGRPIALGEIEFFKRT, encoded by the coding sequence GTGGAGACGGACGAGGCGGTGGAGGGGGAGCCGTGTCCGGCCTGCGGTACGCCGAACGCGCCCGGGCGCAGGTTCTGCCGCCGGTGCGCGGCGCCCCTCCGGGCGAAGGCGGAGACCGCGCCGCTGCCGTGGTGGCGGACGGTGTGGCCGTTCCGCCGCCGGGTGCGGGTCCGCTCGGGGCGGGCGCTGCGGCGGATCCTGCTGGTGCTGGCGGTCGTCGGGCTGCTCTTCGTGGGCTTCCTGTTCCTGCCGGCCGGGCGGGTGATCTTCGAGGACGTCCGGGACAAGCTGGGCGGCACGGCGGAGATCAGCCCCTCCGGGGTGACCGCGAGCGCCGAGGCCCCCGGCCATCCGGCGGGCGCGGCCGTGGACGGCCTGACCAACAAGTACTGGGGCGCACCCGCCCTCGGCGCATCGCTGACGGCCAGCTTCGGGACACCGTTCCGGCTCGTCGGGGTGGTCCTGCACACCGGGGCGTCGACGGAGCCCGAGGAGTTCCGGCGGGAGCCGCGGCCGGTCCGGGCGGACCTGATCGTCACCACGGTGGACGGCACGGTCCACGAGAAGGAGCTGACGCTCAACGACAAGCCCGGTGAGCAGACGGTACGGACCGGGATCAGCGATGTCGTCACCGTCCGGCTCGTCCTCCGGGAGGCGGCGGGCGAGTCGAAAGGACGTCCGATCGCGCTAGGGGAGATCGAATTCTTCAAGCGCACCTGA
- a CDS encoding terpene synthase family protein, protein MPFASAGCNPGLDRTREAAWEWAEAEGLILSVPARRKMIRTRPELWISLVFPKASQDHLDLFCQWLFWAFLVDDEFDDGPAGRDPLMCEAAITRLVDVFDGAEPHGPMERALAGLRDRTCRDRSPQWNRQFRRDTAAWLWTYYAEAVERAAGQVPSRVAFVKHRRDSVAMQPFLDLHEITAGIDLPDSARSLPAYIALRNAVTDHSGLCNDICSFEKEAALGYEHNAVRLIQRDRGSTLQEAVDEAGIQLARIAERVVRAEKELIEEIEAAGISASTRAALERCVQDYRGLVRGDFDYHARAERYTRPDLVELEARNSMSGYFAA, encoded by the coding sequence ATGCCGTTCGCCAGTGCCGGATGCAATCCGGGCCTGGACAGAACCAGGGAAGCGGCCTGGGAATGGGCGGAGGCGGAAGGGCTGATCCTTTCGGTCCCGGCCCGCCGGAAGATGATCCGCACCCGGCCCGAACTCTGGATTTCCCTCGTTTTCCCGAAAGCGTCGCAGGATCATCTGGATCTCTTCTGCCAATGGCTGTTCTGGGCCTTCCTGGTGGACGACGAGTTCGACGACGGCCCGGCCGGGCGCGACCCCCTGATGTGCGAGGCGGCGATCACCCGGCTGGTGGACGTGTTCGACGGGGCCGAGCCGCACGGGCCGATGGAGCGGGCGCTCGCCGGGTTGCGCGACCGGACCTGCCGCGACCGCTCCCCCCAGTGGAACAGGCAGTTCCGGCGGGACACCGCCGCCTGGCTCTGGACGTACTACGCCGAGGCGGTCGAGCGGGCGGCCGGGCAGGTGCCGAGCCGGGTGGCGTTCGTCAAGCACCGCCGGGACTCGGTGGCCATGCAGCCCTTCCTGGACCTGCACGAGATCACCGCCGGGATCGACCTTCCGGATTCCGCCCGCAGCCTGCCCGCGTACATCGCCCTGCGGAACGCGGTGACCGATCACTCGGGCCTCTGCAACGACATCTGCTCGTTCGAGAAGGAGGCCGCGCTCGGTTACGAGCACAATGCGGTACGGCTCATCCAGCGCGACCGGGGCTCCACGCTCCAGGAAGCCGTCGACGAGGCCGGAATTCAGCTGGCACGTATCGCCGAGCGGGTGGTGCGCGCGGAAAAGGAACTGATCGAGGAAATCGAGGCGGCGGGAATCAGCGCCTCGACCCGGGCAGCCCTGGAGCGCTGCGTCCAGGACTACCGGGGGCTCGTGCGGGGCGACTTCGACTACCACGCACGCGCCGAGCGCTACACCCGGCCGGACCTGGTGGAGCTGGAGGCGCGGAACTCGATGTCCGGGTACTTCGCCGCCTGA
- a CDS encoding N-acetylmuramoyl-L-alanine amidase: MRSQRRIWTAAAVATAAVAGTLVFQGMTGGSSPDRDADAKSAPGAAEPEVYHTPLKTSEDGTTASLDRRSTDRFSLLGVTWTDPAAEVTGRVEARTRSAATGEWTGWLPLDTEIDGRTEAGRSGVRGTTEPRWVGPSDGVEVRVGAAGGVKAGLPEGLRLDTVDPGGRTTPLAAGPAAFAAEPAAFTTDESPSVEPEPGPSGEPTPGEPSPTPSQEPEPTPTTASPRPPSPSPTAPSPSATTASPTPSASPTPTPSPSTTPPLPPGPPSTVPQPPIVSRAAWKADESLNNESPDYMTSVKAVFVHHTTQTNDYSCADSPAMVRALHTYHVNANKWKDIGYNFVVDKCGTVFEGRKGGVDRPVMGAHTYGFNRDTTGIAVMGLHTKTPASSPATTAVARVAAWKLGQYKGDPTGTVQLTAGADGNNLAHKKFTAGQQYPFQQISGHRDGFATECPGLGLYDQLPGIRSTAGGTVTGLAIASMSGASASGSTYYTKSAVTVGWRTTTPAAFVKGYELLVGGKPVASVKGNVTSAPATLALGRHSVQVRATHQSGKVTTSAAATVVVERTAPSFTTKPALTLRTGTVNTAAVPVTLKWKATDTTALKEVRLTAPVAKTYGPTTGSASHTAKSGAATAWKMTAYDHAGNTAAASVSGTPVILQETAATKTGKWTAKSSSSYLGGKSLTSSAKDASLTWTFTGRSAAWVVSRAATSGQAYVYVDGKKVATVDLKSASTKYRDAIWTQSWSTSAKHTVKIVLVGTKGRPAITTDGLVYLK; this comes from the coding sequence GTGAGATCACAGCGAAGAATATGGACCGCGGCTGCCGTCGCCACCGCCGCCGTGGCGGGCACCCTGGTCTTCCAGGGTATGACGGGAGGCTCCTCCCCCGACCGTGACGCGGACGCCAAGTCCGCTCCGGGGGCGGCGGAGCCCGAGGTCTACCACACCCCGCTCAAGACCTCCGAGGACGGCACCACCGCCTCCCTCGACCGGCGCTCCACCGACCGGTTCAGCCTGCTCGGCGTGACCTGGACCGATCCCGCCGCCGAGGTGACCGGCCGCGTGGAGGCGCGTACCCGCTCCGCCGCCACCGGCGAGTGGACCGGCTGGCTGCCGCTGGACACCGAGATCGACGGCCGCACCGAGGCCGGCCGGTCCGGCGTCCGGGGCACCACCGAGCCCCGCTGGGTCGGCCCGTCCGACGGCGTCGAGGTCCGGGTCGGCGCCGCCGGCGGGGTGAAGGCCGGGCTGCCCGAGGGGCTGCGGCTGGACACCGTCGACCCGGGCGGCCGCACCACCCCGCTCGCCGCCGGACCGGCCGCCTTCGCCGCCGAGCCCGCCGCGTTCACCACCGACGAGTCCCCCTCCGTCGAGCCGGAGCCGGGGCCGTCCGGCGAACCGACCCCCGGGGAACCGTCACCGACCCCGTCCCAGGAGCCGGAGCCCACCCCCACCACCGCGTCTCCCCGGCCGCCGTCCCCGAGCCCCACGGCACCGAGCCCGAGCGCGACCACCGCGTCCCCGACGCCCTCCGCCTCGCCGACCCCGACCCCCAGCCCCTCCACGACCCCTCCGCTGCCGCCCGGCCCGCCGTCCACGGTCCCGCAGCCGCCGATCGTCTCGCGTGCCGCCTGGAAGGCCGACGAGTCGCTCAACAACGAGTCGCCGGACTACATGACCTCCGTGAAGGCGGTCTTCGTCCACCACACCACGCAGACCAACGACTACTCCTGCGCCGACTCCCCGGCCATGGTCCGCGCGCTGCACACGTACCACGTGAACGCGAACAAGTGGAAGGACATCGGCTACAACTTCGTGGTCGACAAGTGCGGCACCGTCTTCGAGGGCCGCAAGGGCGGGGTGGACCGGCCCGTGATGGGCGCCCACACCTACGGCTTCAACCGGGACACCACCGGGATCGCCGTGATGGGCCTGCACACCAAGACCCCGGCCAGCAGCCCCGCGACCACCGCGGTCGCCCGGGTCGCCGCCTGGAAGCTCGGCCAGTACAAGGGCGACCCGACGGGTACGGTCCAGCTGACCGCCGGGGCCGACGGCAACAACCTGGCGCACAAGAAGTTCACCGCCGGGCAGCAGTACCCCTTCCAGCAGATCTCCGGCCACCGGGACGGGTTCGCCACCGAGTGCCCCGGCCTCGGGCTCTACGACCAGCTCCCCGGCATCCGCTCGACGGCCGGCGGCACGGTCACGGGCCTCGCCATCGCCTCGATGAGCGGAGCGAGCGCCTCCGGCTCCACGTACTACACGAAGTCGGCCGTCACCGTCGGCTGGAGGACCACCACCCCCGCCGCCTTCGTCAAGGGGTACGAACTCCTCGTCGGCGGCAAGCCGGTGGCCTCCGTCAAGGGCAACGTCACCTCGGCCCCGGCCACCCTCGCGCTCGGCAGGCACTCCGTCCAGGTGCGGGCCACCCACCAGTCGGGCAAGGTCACCACCTCGGCGGCCGCCACGGTCGTCGTCGAGCGGACGGCCCCCTCCTTCACCACCAAGCCGGCCCTCACCCTGCGCACCGGCACGGTGAACACGGCGGCGGTCCCGGTCACCCTGAAGTGGAAGGCCACCGACACCACCGCACTGAAGGAGGTCCGGCTCACCGCGCCCGTCGCGAAGACGTACGGCCCGACGACGGGCAGCGCCTCGCACACCGCCAAGTCCGGCGCGGCGACCGCCTGGAAGATGACGGCGTACGACCACGCGGGCAACACGGCCGCCGCCTCGGTCTCCGGCACCCCGGTGATCCTCCAGGAGACGGCCGCCACGAAGACCGGGAAGTGGACGGCGAAGTCCTCCTCCAGCTATCTGGGCGGCAAATCCCTGACCAGCAGCGCCAAGGACGCCAGCCTCACCTGGACGTTCACCGGCCGGTCAGCCGCCTGGGTGGTGTCACGGGCCGCCACTTCGGGGCAGGCATACGTCTACGTCGACGGCAAGAAGGTCGCCACGGTGGACCTGAAGTCGGCCTCCACCAAGTACCGGGACGCGATCTGGACCCAGTCCTGGTCCACCAGCGCCAAGCACACCGTCAAGATCGTGCTGGTCGGGACGAAGGGCCGCCCGGCCATCACCACGGACGGGCTGGTCTATCTGAAGTAG